A portion of the Achromobacter sp. MFA1 R4 genome contains these proteins:
- a CDS encoding YSC84-related protein, with amino-acid sequence MFDTFPALRRTGMAITLGAAGLLFAGCTTTTPSKSPAASTAEQRQSLNSAANATLTKLYEASPQSKDLVARAKGVLVFPDVLSGSFIVGAEHGKGVLRVNGANAGYYSTTAGSIGFQAGAQSKAMVLLFMTDDALNKFRNSSGWTVGADATVAVVNIGANGRIDTNTAQQPVVGFVMNNGGLMAGVSLAGTKISKLEP; translated from the coding sequence ATGTTCGACACTTTTCCTGCTCTGCGCCGTACCGGCATGGCAATCACGCTGGGCGCCGCTGGCCTGCTGTTTGCGGGATGTACAACGACCACGCCGTCCAAGTCGCCAGCCGCCTCGACGGCCGAGCAGCGGCAGTCGCTGAACAGCGCGGCCAATGCGACCCTCACCAAACTGTATGAAGCTTCGCCGCAGTCCAAGGATCTGGTGGCCCGGGCCAAGGGTGTGCTGGTGTTCCCGGATGTCTTGAGCGGCAGCTTTATTGTCGGGGCTGAGCATGGCAAGGGTGTGCTGCGCGTGAATGGCGCGAACGCGGGCTACTACAGCACGACCGCGGGCTCGATCGGCTTCCAGGCCGGCGCGCAGTCCAAGGCGATGGTCCTGCTGTTCATGACGGACGACGCGCTAAACAAATTCCGCAACAGCAGCGGCTGGACGGTTGGCGCCGATGCCACGGTGGCGGTGGTCAATATTGGCGCCAACGGCCGTATCGACACCAACACGGCGCAGCAGCCGGTGGTCGGATTCGTGATGAACAATGGCGGCCTGATGGCGGGCGTGTCGCTGGCGGGCACCAAGATTTCGAAGCTCGAACCCTGA
- a CDS encoding succinylglutamate desuccinylase/aspartoacylase family protein, whose protein sequence is MNKSAFEPDTAPLEILPRDLSAYREGNTGIPYVHRFDSGKPGPHVLINAITHGNEICGMVAATHLLDTGVRPKIGTLTVSFAHVEAYEAFDIDRPYDNRQLVHNLNRIWSAAMLDGPEDSPELRRAREMRPVLDAADFVLDIHSTRAPVQPFWVYNEMDRNTALAAAVGAPQVHLVMPQDKFPGTGVMGYGHHGDPMSDSGGALVVECGQHFARSAAELATDVTMRFLAHLGLIDTPTDAAPPPIPQRYRLLEVHMVKSEDFAFTRPVIGFETFDKGELIAMNGAEEIRSPCDQCTIFMPTRMPIVGREAVYLTQAI, encoded by the coding sequence ATGAACAAATCCGCCTTCGAACCTGACACCGCTCCCTTGGAGATCCTGCCTCGCGACCTGTCCGCCTACCGCGAGGGCAATACCGGCATACCGTACGTCCATCGCTTCGATTCCGGCAAGCCCGGCCCGCATGTGCTGATCAACGCCATCACCCATGGCAACGAGATCTGCGGCATGGTGGCCGCCACGCATTTGCTGGACACCGGCGTGCGTCCGAAGATCGGCACGCTGACGGTCAGCTTTGCGCATGTGGAGGCCTACGAGGCCTTCGACATCGACAGGCCGTACGACAATCGCCAGCTCGTCCACAACCTGAACCGCATCTGGTCCGCGGCCATGCTCGACGGCCCCGAGGACAGCCCGGAATTGCGCCGCGCCCGCGAAATGCGCCCCGTGCTGGACGCCGCCGACTTCGTGCTGGATATCCATTCCACCCGCGCGCCCGTGCAGCCATTCTGGGTCTACAACGAAATGGATCGCAACACCGCCCTGGCCGCCGCAGTGGGCGCGCCACAGGTGCATCTGGTCATGCCGCAGGACAAGTTTCCCGGCACCGGCGTCATGGGCTATGGCCATCACGGCGACCCCATGTCGGACAGCGGCGGCGCGCTCGTCGTGGAATGCGGGCAGCATTTCGCCCGCTCCGCAGCCGAACTGGCGACCGACGTGACGATGCGGTTCCTGGCACACCTGGGTCTCATCGATACGCCGACCGACGCCGCGCCGCCGCCCATCCCGCAACGCTATCGCCTGCTGGAGGTCCACATGGTGAAGTCCGAAGACTTCGCCTTCACGCGCCCCGTCATCGGCTTCGAAACGTTCGACAAGGGCGAACTGATCGCCATGAACGGCGCCGAGGAAATCCGCTCGCCGTGCGACCAGTGCACGATCTTCATGCCCACGCGCATGCCCATCGTCGGCCGCGAGGCCGTGTATTTGACGCAAGCGATCTGA
- a CDS encoding GNAT family acetyltransferase — protein sequence MTLQALAIRPFHPSDETAIIALWHACGLTRPWNDPRKDVARKLSVQSDLFLVGTVDGVIVATLMGGYDGHRGWINYLAVSPAHRRRNYATALMRAVERKLLAMGCPKINLLIRSENVAVKRFYDSLGFEQDAVISMGKRLIPDR from the coding sequence ATGACCCTTCAAGCCCTCGCCATCCGGCCTTTCCATCCGTCCGACGAGACGGCGATCATTGCGTTGTGGCACGCCTGCGGATTGACGCGGCCGTGGAACGATCCTCGCAAGGACGTTGCGCGCAAGCTTTCGGTCCAGTCCGATCTGTTCCTGGTCGGCACGGTGGATGGCGTCATCGTCGCAACGCTGATGGGCGGTTATGACGGCCATCGTGGATGGATCAACTATCTGGCGGTGTCGCCCGCGCATCGGCGGCGCAATTACGCCACGGCGCTGATGCGCGCGGTGGAGCGCAAGCTGCTGGCGATGGGGTGTCCGAAGATCAATCTGCTGATCCGCTCGGAGAATGTGGCGGTCAAGCGCTTCTACGACAGCCTGGGCTTTGAGCAGGATGCGGTGATCAGCATGGGAAAGCGTTTGATTCCGGATCGTTGA